A genome region from Oenanthe melanoleuca isolate GR-GAL-2019-014 chromosome 2, OMel1.0, whole genome shotgun sequence includes the following:
- the RAB18 gene encoding ras-related protein Rab-18, whose translation MDEDVLTTLKILIIGESGVGKSSLLLRFTDDTFDPELAATIGVDFKVKTISVDGNKAKLAIWDTAGQERFRTLTPSYYRGAQGVILVYDVTRRDTFVKLDNWLNELETYCTRNDIVQMLVGNKIDKENREVDRNEGLKFARKHSMLFIEASAKTCDGVQCAFEELVEKIIQTPGLWESESQNRGVKLSNKEEGYGGGGACGGYCSML comes from the exons ATGGACGAGGACGTGCTGACCACCCTGAAGATCCTCATCATCGGCGAGAGCGGCGTCGGCAAATCCAG CCTTCTGCTGCGGTTCACAGATGATACATTTGACCCAGAACTTGCTGCAACAATTG gTGTGGACTTCAAGGTGAAAACTATTTCAGTTGATGGAAACAAAGCTAAACTGGCAATATGG GATACTGCAGGTCAGGAGCGGTTCAGAACATTAACCCCCAGTTACTACAGAGGTGCACAAGGTGTTATCCTAG TTTATGATGTCACAAGAAGAGATACTTTTGTCAAGCTGGATAACTGGTTAAATGAATTGGAAACATACTGCACAAGGAATGACATAGTGCAAATGTTAGTTGGAAACAAGATTGATAAG GAAAACCGTGAAGTTGACAGAAATGAAGGCCTCAAATTTGCAAGAAAACATTCCATGTTGTTTATAG AGGCAAGTGCAAAAACATGTGATGGTGTGCAGTGTGCCTTTGAAGAACTTGTTGAAAAAATCATTCAGACTCCTGGACTGTGGGAGAGTGAAAGCCAAAACAGAGGTGTAAAGTTATCGAACAAGGAAGAAGGAtatggaggaggaggagcatgTGGTGGATATTGTTCTATGTTATAA